The proteins below come from a single Deinococcus radiotolerans genomic window:
- a CDS encoding HD domain-containing phosphohydrolase: MPSTSGPDLQAPGAGRGVLLGLLLAITGVHVLWTLLGAPPEGWRERAAPLFYWPVYALAAVIVWQRARRSAPDLAWFWTWMALGLGAWGAGQVTFTVLAALGVRGFPHPAAYLYLAAPLSFALGLRHLLRTSAPPDRPARVGLDTALMTLMVGHLLWTLTGQATAQGYAGQPVALILALAFPATDLLLAALLTALALTRPLLLNAAQLLLLIGALLSFLGGDVLWAVLLSTGQYRLGHPLDSLWSLAAALIALSACYRHPWPWLQAAAQRRTIRALSPHAALAFVYVVYVIFRLSVHAPSRADDLWLIGVTVLFAVRQLLVLRDNQTLQRRLLHSQAHLNAVMNTMSESIYLKDRQGRYQLLNPAARQLLGPQAAGVGATDADLFPAEARQIQALDQEVMRTLEPVTVETRSPSQTRVLMTTKHPFVVDGELLGVLGVSRDVTLARELEQELERQVRRTSSILESLPSAFVALDHDGRLTYINPVAASLLQRRPGDLIGQSVWDVLRRQVDPDTADYLRRTLERGTPQFEVYSPVTRRWYDLSAAPTEDGLAVSFTEITARKATEESLRLANDDLERRVKARTAELEHLAYRDVLTGLPSRRAFEETFEAAVAEGRAFQLLVLDLDDLKVVNDQAGHAQGDQLLRCFGRALTDTFGPTGQVFRQGGDEFTVLVTSELLSTDELLSHREQLRQFMDRQGFPAVRASTGAASFPQDARSPNDLFRLADQRMLRDKAAIRTVRGLRGERLLLRDSPLTAEMVWQALRATSSLISSDGALDAEGWQAFLQAAVTAVPSAEAGSLFVLEGSRFVLRAQVGYSETLLGTSHSLENMRRWTDAERTWPAGQARVVRGAADVRRVTHLPAEWSEREAPWLAGQHQQDLAHLQANVCVPVLVAGAVVAVINLDNLRSEQAFDAFELDIAEEFGRQAAAILTMRDRRARAADRTRELEVLAHASAALSLVLDPHDLERTLINETLALFRTEHAAFARYDPQTHAAHLDASAGLFGSAAHQTVPAGEGLIWQALHTGQVQRTERLTDDAWLRRAGTSADGSVMAAPLISLSNRPVGALLVARSAAQSFSPLDASLLGALASAGVIAFERLRVITEEQKRAEALRALADLASQVGLAADVDTVARECLTLSRSVLQADLAVFLCPDRDVEVVVDAATGSAETPPRELALAALRHASGGAERASSSGLTSGLPPALLAAGVNALIEAPVHERGRPAGRLALLWFTPPETTGRMAEALLNRSAELIGQVLDRRAHLADLEATREGALLALGLSLELRDFETAGHTERVVALALRIGEALGLSPEQREDLRLGAYLHDIGKLGIPDAILLKPGRLDPAEWHLMQRHAEFGDELVRRIPTVPSAARAVVRHHHERWDGTGYPDRLAGTAIPLGARIFSVADVYDALTSDRPYKPAWSALEAVTELRDQAGRQFDPDVVSTALRVLSSTAEPEPDT, translated from the coding sequence ATGCCCAGCACGTCCGGTCCTGACCTGCAGGCACCGGGCGCGGGCCGCGGAGTCCTGCTGGGCCTGCTCCTGGCCATCACGGGTGTGCATGTGCTCTGGACGCTGCTGGGCGCGCCGCCGGAAGGCTGGCGGGAGCGCGCCGCGCCGCTCTTCTACTGGCCCGTGTACGCCCTGGCAGCCGTCATCGTGTGGCAGCGCGCCCGGCGGAGTGCCCCTGACCTGGCGTGGTTCTGGACCTGGATGGCGCTGGGCCTGGGTGCCTGGGGGGCCGGTCAGGTGACGTTCACGGTCCTCGCGGCGCTGGGTGTCCGGGGCTTTCCCCACCCGGCGGCCTACCTCTATCTCGCCGCACCCCTGAGTTTCGCGCTGGGTCTGCGCCACCTCCTGCGGACGTCTGCGCCTCCGGACCGTCCGGCCCGGGTGGGACTGGACACGGCGCTGATGACGCTGATGGTCGGGCACCTGCTGTGGACGCTGACCGGGCAGGCCACCGCGCAGGGTTACGCAGGGCAGCCCGTGGCGCTCATTCTGGCGCTGGCGTTCCCGGCCACCGACCTGCTGCTGGCGGCGCTGCTGACCGCCCTGGCCCTCACGCGGCCCCTGCTGCTGAACGCGGCGCAGCTGCTGCTCCTGATCGGCGCACTCCTCAGCTTCCTGGGCGGTGACGTCCTCTGGGCGGTCCTGCTGTCGACCGGGCAGTACCGGCTGGGGCATCCCCTGGACAGCCTGTGGAGCCTCGCGGCGGCCCTGATCGCCCTGAGCGCCTGTTACAGGCACCCCTGGCCCTGGCTTCAGGCGGCGGCGCAGCGGCGGACCATCCGGGCGCTGAGCCCGCACGCGGCCCTGGCGTTCGTGTACGTGGTGTACGTGATCTTCCGGCTGAGCGTGCACGCGCCGTCCCGCGCGGACGACCTGTGGCTGATCGGCGTGACGGTGCTGTTCGCCGTGCGGCAGCTGCTGGTGCTGCGCGACAACCAGACCTTGCAGCGCCGGCTGCTGCACAGCCAGGCTCATCTGAACGCGGTCATGAACACCATGTCCGAGTCCATCTACCTCAAAGACCGCCAGGGGCGGTATCAGCTGCTCAACCCCGCCGCCCGTCAACTCCTGGGCCCGCAGGCGGCGGGTGTGGGCGCGACCGACGCGGACCTCTTCCCGGCGGAGGCCCGGCAGATTCAGGCGCTGGATCAGGAGGTCATGCGGACGCTCGAGCCGGTGACGGTCGAGACGCGCTCTCCCTCGCAGACCCGCGTCCTGATGACCACCAAACATCCGTTCGTGGTTGACGGCGAGCTGCTCGGCGTCCTGGGCGTCAGCCGGGACGTCACGCTCGCGCGCGAACTGGAGCAGGAACTGGAACGGCAGGTGCGGCGCACCAGCAGCATCCTGGAGAGTCTGCCGAGTGCCTTCGTCGCGCTGGACCACGACGGGCGCCTCACGTACATCAATCCGGTGGCGGCCTCACTCCTCCAGCGCCGGCCGGGTGACCTGATCGGGCAGTCCGTCTGGGACGTCCTGCGGCGCCAGGTGGACCCCGACACCGCCGACTACCTGAGGCGGACCCTGGAACGCGGCACGCCTCAGTTCGAGGTGTACTCCCCGGTGACGCGCCGCTGGTACGACCTCTCGGCCGCGCCCACCGAGGACGGTCTGGCCGTCTCGTTCACGGAGATCACGGCCCGCAAGGCCACCGAGGAGTCCCTGCGCCTCGCCAACGACGACCTGGAGCGGCGGGTCAAGGCGCGCACGGCGGAACTCGAACACCTGGCGTACCGGGACGTGCTGACCGGTCTGCCCAGCCGCCGGGCGTTCGAGGAGACCTTCGAGGCCGCCGTGGCCGAGGGCCGCGCCTTCCAGCTGCTGGTGCTGGACCTCGATGACCTCAAGGTTGTCAATGATCAGGCCGGGCACGCGCAGGGTGACCAGCTGCTGCGCTGTTTCGGCCGGGCACTGACGGACACGTTCGGGCCGACCGGGCAGGTGTTCCGGCAGGGAGGCGACGAGTTCACCGTACTCGTCACCTCGGAGCTCCTGAGCACCGACGAGCTGCTCAGCCACCGCGAGCAACTCCGGCAGTTCATGGACCGTCAGGGCTTCCCGGCCGTGCGGGCGTCCACGGGCGCGGCGTCGTTCCCGCAGGACGCCCGGTCACCCAACGACCTGTTCCGGCTGGCCGATCAGCGGATGCTGCGGGACAAAGCCGCCATCCGGACGGTGCGGGGCCTCAGGGGCGAGCGGCTCCTGCTGCGCGACTCGCCTCTCACCGCTGAGATGGTCTGGCAGGCGCTGCGCGCGACGTCGTCGCTGATCTCCAGTGACGGCGCGCTGGACGCCGAAGGCTGGCAGGCCTTCTTGCAGGCGGCCGTCACGGCCGTCCCCAGCGCGGAGGCCGGATCCCTGTTCGTTCTGGAGGGCTCGCGGTTCGTCCTGCGCGCCCAGGTCGGGTACTCCGAGACGCTGCTGGGCACCTCGCACTCTCTGGAGAACATGCGCCGCTGGACGGACGCTGAGCGGACCTGGCCGGCCGGGCAGGCGCGGGTCGTGCGGGGCGCGGCCGACGTGCGCCGCGTGACGCACCTGCCCGCAGAATGGAGTGAACGCGAGGCGCCGTGGCTGGCGGGCCAGCACCAGCAGGACCTCGCCCACCTGCAGGCGAACGTGTGCGTGCCGGTACTCGTTGCCGGCGCGGTCGTCGCGGTGATTAACCTGGACAACCTCCGCTCCGAGCAGGCGTTCGACGCGTTCGAACTCGACATCGCGGAGGAGTTCGGCCGGCAGGCGGCCGCCATCCTGACCATGCGGGACCGGCGCGCCCGCGCAGCGGACCGGACGCGGGAACTCGAAGTGCTGGCGCACGCCAGCGCCGCACTCAGCCTCGTGCTCGACCCGCACGACCTGGAACGCACGCTGATCAACGAGACCCTGGCGCTCTTCCGGACCGAGCACGCCGCCTTCGCCCGGTACGATCCGCAGACGCACGCGGCCCACCTGGACGCCAGTGCCGGTCTGTTCGGCAGCGCGGCCCACCAGACCGTGCCAGCGGGCGAGGGCCTGATCTGGCAGGCCCTGCACACCGGTCAGGTACAGCGCACCGAGCGGCTGACGGACGATGCGTGGCTGCGCCGCGCCGGCACCTCAGCCGACGGCAGCGTGATGGCCGCGCCGCTCATCAGCCTCTCGAACCGGCCGGTGGGCGCCCTGCTGGTGGCGCGTTCGGCCGCGCAGTCGTTCAGCCCGCTGGACGCCAGCCTGCTCGGCGCGCTGGCGTCGGCCGGCGTGATCGCCTTCGAGCGGCTGCGCGTGATCACCGAAGAGCAGAAGCGGGCCGAGGCGCTGCGGGCACTGGCCGACCTCGCCTCACAGGTCGGCCTGGCCGCCGATGTGGACACGGTCGCGCGCGAGTGCCTGACCCTGAGCCGGTCGGTCCTGCAGGCCGACCTGGCCGTCTTCCTGTGCCCGGACCGGGACGTGGAGGTCGTCGTGGACGCGGCCACCGGATCAGCCGAGACGCCGCCCCGCGAACTGGCCCTCGCGGCCCTGCGCCACGCTTCCGGCGGTGCAGAACGCGCCAGCAGCTCGGGGCTCACCTCTGGCCTGCCCCCCGCCCTGCTGGCGGCCGGCGTGAACGCCCTGATCGAGGCGCCCGTCCATGAACGTGGTCGCCCGGCCGGGCGCCTCGCGCTGCTGTGGTTCACGCCGCCCGAAACGACAGGGCGCATGGCTGAAGCGCTGCTGAACCGGTCAGCGGAACTGATCGGTCAGGTGCTCGACCGCCGCGCACACCTCGCGGACCTGGAGGCCACGCGGGAAGGAGCGCTGCTGGCGCTGGGGCTCTCGCTGGAACTGCGGGATTTCGAAACGGCCGGGCACACGGAACGCGTCGTGGCCCTCGCCCTGCGGATCGGCGAAGCCCTGGGCCTGAGTCCCGAGCAGCGCGAAGACCTCCGCCTGGGCGCGTACCTGCATGACATCGGCAAGCTCGGCATTCCCGACGCCATCCTGCTCAAACCCGGGCGGCTGGACCCGGCCGAGTGGCACCTGATGCAGCGGCACGCGGAATTTGGTGATGAGCTCGTGCGCCGGATCCCGACCGTCCCCTCCGCTGCGCGGGCCGTGGTCCGCCACCACCACGAACGCTGGGACGGGACCGGATACCCGGACCGCCTCGCCGGGACGGCCATCCCGCTGGGCGCACGCATCTTCAGCGTGGCCGACGTCTACGACGCCCTGACCAGCGACCGGCCCTACAAGCCCGCCTGGTCCGCCCTGGAAGCCGTGACGGAACTACGGGACCAGGCCGGGCGGCAATTCGACCCGGACGTCGTGAGCACCGCCCTGCGCGTCCTGTCCAGCACAGCCGAGCCGGAGCCGGACACCTGA
- a CDS encoding PAS domain S-box protein, with translation MTSNMMLTRETKRIQQEVALSTAISHQALLVEQMARQAWHLSAADAPDVQRAARAALQRSVTDLSGSRQSAAGLLARLARSGNAADINSNLSAQLHTYQTVASQLTRTADGPAAERAASARWMDQQASGGLAAALQETQRAVERSSASRSRRLATFTWYRPVIVLSLLVFLTLLVFRPLEKRIQRVQDELVQERDFALQVMTTVGQGLSVTDTQGRFEYVNPAYARLLNDTPDNLLGRTPFDVTFEGDHDRLRSVRAQRQEGETSTYETRLKRADGRAVPVLITGSPRLSGTQWAGTIAAITDLSAHKETEQAIRILAALSHSLELERTPDGVTERALQVLSEAIDLAWLVLYVRDGSTFRPTLTSGAVPPEIWAQLSRGVPQGEGRIWDTLNGQAVYMDESARPDYAALGVGSVALIPLLRSTGDVTQVLCAFHGSRAQGWTEREQVLLDTAARSISAALERAELHQEAQNNAAYAETLLAVSPWPRVPSVPSTSRCRPYSSWPRPWN, from the coding sequence ATGACGTCGAATATGATGCTCACCCGGGAAACGAAACGGATCCAGCAGGAGGTGGCGCTGTCGACCGCGATCAGTCACCAGGCGCTGCTGGTCGAACAGATGGCCCGGCAGGCGTGGCATCTCAGCGCGGCTGACGCGCCGGACGTCCAGCGTGCGGCGCGCGCCGCGCTTCAGCGCAGCGTGACGGACCTCAGTGGCAGCCGCCAGAGCGCCGCAGGGCTCCTGGCTCGACTGGCCCGCAGCGGGAACGCGGCGGACATCAATTCCAACCTGTCTGCGCAGTTACACACGTACCAGACGGTCGCCTCGCAGTTGACCCGCACGGCGGACGGACCAGCGGCAGAACGGGCGGCCAGCGCCCGCTGGATGGACCAGCAGGCGTCCGGTGGGCTCGCGGCGGCGCTCCAGGAAACCCAGCGCGCCGTAGAGCGCAGCAGCGCCTCCCGCTCCCGCAGGCTCGCCACGTTCACGTGGTACCGGCCCGTGATCGTCCTGTCCCTGCTGGTGTTCCTGACCCTGCTGGTGTTCCGACCCCTGGAGAAGCGGATCCAGCGGGTCCAGGATGAACTCGTTCAGGAACGCGATTTTGCCCTGCAGGTCATGACGACCGTGGGCCAGGGCCTGTCGGTCACGGACACCCAGGGCCGCTTTGAGTATGTCAATCCGGCCTACGCGCGCCTGCTGAACGACACGCCGGACAACCTGCTGGGCCGGACCCCCTTCGACGTGACGTTCGAGGGGGATCACGACCGTCTCAGATCGGTGCGGGCGCAGCGTCAGGAGGGAGAAACGAGCACCTACGAGACCCGGTTGAAACGCGCCGATGGCCGCGCCGTGCCCGTGCTGATCACCGGATCGCCCCGCCTGAGCGGCACCCAGTGGGCCGGCACGATTGCCGCCATCACGGACCTGTCGGCACACAAGGAGACGGAGCAGGCCATCCGGATTCTGGCGGCGCTCTCGCATAGCCTGGAGCTGGAGCGGACGCCGGACGGGGTGACGGAGCGGGCCCTGCAGGTGCTCTCGGAAGCGATTGATCTCGCCTGGCTGGTGCTGTACGTCCGGGACGGGTCCACGTTCCGCCCGACCCTCACGTCCGGTGCGGTGCCGCCAGAGATCTGGGCGCAGCTCAGCAGGGGCGTGCCGCAGGGAGAAGGGCGCATCTGGGACACGTTGAACGGTCAGGCGGTGTACATGGACGAGTCCGCCCGGCCGGACTACGCCGCGCTGGGCGTGGGCAGCGTGGCCCTCATTCCCCTGCTGCGCTCCACCGGTGACGTTACGCAGGTGCTGTGCGCGTTCCACGGCAGCCGGGCGCAGGGGTGGACTGAGCGCGAACAGGTCCTGCTGGACACCGCCGCGCGGTCCATCAGCGCCGCACTCGAACGGGCCGAACTGCATCAGGAGGCGCAGAACAACGCCGCGTACGCCGAGACGCTCCTGGCCGTTTCGCCCTGGCCGAGAGTGCCGTCGGTCCCCTCGACATCGCGCTGCAGACCTTACAGCTCCTGGCCCCGACCCTGGAACTGA
- a CDS encoding GGDEF domain-containing protein gives MLLLRGEGVEAVTAWDRTALLEQLRRQLSPADQELLLAGVRRTAGEGARYVPDYAQEPDAIAALVEAGLRSVAWIPVATLRGTQYLFVITRFGGLRGWPPRDQALIGAAARTVRVAFERQESLRQLEQVALTDPLTGLGNRRAMDRALHAWTTAADHAFAVLMMDLDGLKEVNDALGHDWGDRLLREFGHELRARVRSDDLVFRPSGDEFVVLLPEVQPAQTPEILAWVQDAAARVRRHPELRACGASAGLAFSHESQSPSVLLNLADERMYHDKRDRKPKRT, from the coding sequence GTGCTGCTGCTGCGCGGGGAGGGCGTCGAGGCAGTGACCGCCTGGGACCGCACGGCGCTTCTCGAGCAGCTGCGTCGGCAGCTGAGCCCGGCGGATCAGGAGCTGCTGCTGGCCGGCGTACGCCGCACGGCTGGGGAAGGAGCGCGGTACGTGCCGGACTACGCGCAGGAGCCGGACGCCATTGCGGCCCTGGTGGAGGCGGGCCTCCGCAGCGTCGCGTGGATCCCGGTGGCCACGCTGCGCGGCACGCAGTACCTGTTCGTCATCACCCGCTTCGGCGGACTGCGGGGGTGGCCGCCGCGGGATCAGGCGCTGATCGGCGCGGCCGCCCGCACCGTCCGGGTGGCGTTTGAACGGCAGGAGTCCCTGCGCCAGCTTGAACAGGTGGCCCTGACCGACCCCCTCACCGGGCTCGGGAACCGCCGCGCGATGGACCGTGCGCTGCACGCGTGGACCACCGCAGCCGATCACGCCTTCGCCGTGCTGATGATGGACCTGGACGGGCTGAAGGAGGTGAATGACGCCCTCGGTCACGACTGGGGTGACCGGCTGCTGCGCGAATTCGGACACGAACTCCGCGCGCGCGTCCGTTCGGATGACCTGGTGTTCCGGCCCAGTGGCGATGAATTCGTGGTGCTGCTGCCGGAGGTTCAACCGGCGCAGACCCCTGAGATTCTGGCGTGGGTGCAGGACGCCGCGGCGCGGGTGCGGCGCCACCCGGAACTGCGGGCGTGCGGCGCGAGTGCCGGACTGGCCTTCAGTCACGAGAGCCAGTCACCGTCGGTGCTGCTGAACTTGGCGGATGAGCGCATGTACCACGACAAGCGCGACCGCAAACCGAAACGGACGTGA